One stretch of Marinobacterium iners DNA includes these proteins:
- a CDS encoding MarR family winged helix-turn-helix transcriptional regulator, whose product MQYFTNQAKKRDQFTPASGDLLSAMEKSQDALVLLRQIIRATDLHDKHLSRLTGLTMPQLMVMQTLRINGPLTIGMLAKEMNLAQATVTSILDRLERKELVRRERSHTDKRKVLACPTEAGLELLKSAPATLQDTFIREFEDMHDWEQSMIVASLERVSHILGAHHIDAAPMLDIGALDRSTENGVPDYLRDEQSPLKN is encoded by the coding sequence TTGCAATACTTTACGAATCAGGCTAAAAAGCGCGATCAGTTCACACCTGCTTCCGGAGATCTGCTGAGCGCTATGGAAAAGAGTCAGGACGCACTGGTGCTGTTGCGCCAGATTATTCGTGCCACCGATCTGCATGACAAACATTTGAGCCGCCTGACCGGGCTCACCATGCCACAACTGATGGTCATGCAAACGCTGCGCATCAACGGCCCGTTGACAATTGGCATGCTGGCCAAGGAAATGAATCTGGCGCAGGCAACTGTCACCAGCATTCTTGACCGGCTTGAACGCAAGGAACTGGTCCGCCGCGAGCGCAGCCACACCGACAAGCGCAAGGTTCTGGCCTGCCCCACTGAAGCCGGTCTCGAACTGCTCAAGTCAGCCCCAGCCACCTTGCAAGACACCTTTATCCGCGAGTTCGAAGATATGCACGACTGGGAACAATCGATGATCGTTGCCTCTCTTGAGCGCGTATCCCACATACTGGGTGCACACCACATTGATGCGGCTCCGATGCTCGATATCGGCGCACTGGACCGATCTACCGAGAACGGTGTCCCCGACTACCTGCGTGATGAACAGAGCCCGCTGAAGAACTGA
- the ectA gene encoding diaminobutyrate acetyltransferase, translating to MESDIITLRKPKATDGYALHKLVERCAPLDPNSVYCNLLQCSDFADTAVAAEDENGELVGFISGYRPPNRPDTLFVWQVAVDSRCRGKKLGQKMLFELAERLAPEGVRFIETTITPGNVASETLFARVFAALSAPVERSVLFSRDEHFEGKHDDEVLYRAGPFKLTPPNA from the coding sequence ATGGAATCTGACATTATTACTTTGCGTAAACCCAAGGCCACTGATGGCTATGCTCTACATAAGCTGGTGGAGCGTTGTGCTCCGCTTGATCCCAACTCTGTCTACTGCAATCTGCTTCAGTGCAGCGACTTCGCTGACACGGCAGTAGCGGCGGAAGACGAAAACGGTGAGCTGGTCGGTTTTATTTCCGGCTACCGTCCGCCGAATCGTCCGGACACTCTTTTTGTCTGGCAGGTGGCAGTCGACTCACGTTGCCGCGGCAAAAAGCTTGGCCAGAAAATGCTGTTCGAGCTGGCTGAGCGCTTGGCACCTGAAGGTGTTCGTTTTATCGAGACCACCATCACGCCCGGTAACGTCGCCTCGGAAACTCTTTTTGCTCGCGTGTTTGCGGCCTTGTCAGCGCCGGTAGAGCGCTCGGTCCTGTTCTCACGTGATGAGCACTTTGAAGGCAAGCACGATGATGAAGTGCTGTACCGTGCAGGCCCTTTCAAGCTCACTCCCCCGAATGCATAA
- a CDS encoding EAL and HDOD domain-containing protein, producing MTDSAKILMARQPIFNLDMKVVAYELLYRSEDGINPLPLISGDQTRISGDQASSRVILHSYTSICEAGSLRILPAFVNFTQQMLEADSLPPVPPQEMVIEILEDSVVTPKLIQAAKRHAEAGYRIALDDFIYDESFDPLLEIADIVKVDIRAMDASQLKEQVALLKRFKVSLLAEKVETHEEYAFCRELGFNLFQGYFFSKPELLKGHSPQGNKLILMQLLSALNDPDVQIETLKQLIERDPALTYKLLRLVNSSAFGLRREVSSLQEALIYLGMSQLKKWVSLIALADNYGKPSELTRQILLLARMSELVATPAADVDAEQAFMAGLLVHLDALLSISRDDILSQVDVSDTIKGALRGDDSPLGNLLQQVQQFMQGEWENKDLGRMKAMQACYVSSLEWTHESMQLMSTQG from the coding sequence ATGACTGACAGCGCGAAAATCCTGATGGCCCGCCAACCCATATTCAATCTGGATATGAAGGTTGTGGCCTATGAGCTGCTTTATCGCAGCGAAGATGGGATTAACCCTCTGCCACTGATTAGCGGTGATCAGACGAGAATCAGCGGTGATCAGGCGAGCAGCCGCGTCATTCTGCACTCCTACACCAGCATCTGTGAGGCTGGCAGCTTGCGCATTCTGCCCGCTTTCGTCAATTTCACCCAGCAAATGCTGGAAGCCGACAGCCTGCCGCCTGTACCTCCACAAGAGATGGTAATCGAGATTCTCGAGGACAGTGTCGTCACCCCCAAACTGATACAAGCTGCCAAGCGACACGCGGAAGCAGGCTACCGCATCGCGCTGGATGATTTCATATACGATGAAAGCTTCGACCCCCTGCTTGAAATCGCGGACATCGTTAAGGTTGACATTCGCGCCATGGATGCGTCACAGCTGAAGGAGCAGGTAGCGCTGCTGAAGCGCTTCAAGGTCAGCCTTTTGGCTGAAAAGGTCGAGACACACGAGGAGTATGCCTTTTGTCGAGAACTGGGCTTCAACCTGTTCCAGGGCTACTTTTTCAGCAAACCCGAACTGCTGAAAGGCCACAGCCCACAAGGCAACAAACTGATTCTGATGCAGTTACTCAGTGCACTGAACGACCCAGACGTACAGATCGAAACACTGAAACAGCTGATCGAGCGAGACCCGGCTCTGACCTACAAACTGCTGCGACTGGTCAACTCTTCCGCCTTCGGCCTCAGGCGCGAAGTCAGCAGCCTGCAGGAAGCGCTGATCTACCTCGGCATGAGTCAGCTTAAGAAGTGGGTTTCACTGATTGCACTGGCCGACAACTACGGCAAGCCATCAGAGCTTACACGACAGATTCTGCTTCTGGCGCGCATGTCGGAACTGGTTGCCACTCCCGCAGCCGATGTGGACGCTGAGCAAGCCTTCATGGCCGGGCTTCTGGTACATCTTGACGCACTGCTCAGCATCAGCCGAGATGACATCCTGTCTCAGGTCGATGTCAGCGATACTATCAAGGGTGCACTCAGAGGTGATGACTCACCCCTTGGCAATCTTCTGCAACAAGTACAGCAATTCATGCAAGGCGAATGGGAAAACAAAGACCTGGGTCGAATGAAAGCGATGCAGGCATGCTACGTCAGCAGCCTGGAATGGACCCACGAGTCAATGCAATTGATGAGCACACAAGGCTGA
- a CDS encoding ectoine synthase: MIVRTLQECENSERRVVSENWESTRMQLKNDNCGYSFHITTIYAGTETHIWYQNHFESVYCISGEGEIETLADGKIYQIRPGTLYILDKHDEHLLRASSELKLACVFNPPLSGKEVHDENGVYPIDADPIEA, translated from the coding sequence ATGATCGTAAGAACCCTGCAGGAATGTGAAAATTCGGAACGTCGTGTCGTATCCGAGAACTGGGAAAGCACCCGTATGCAGTTGAAAAATGACAACTGTGGCTACTCTTTCCATATCACCACCATCTATGCAGGTACCGAGACCCACATCTGGTACCAGAACCATTTCGAGTCCGTATACTGCATCAGCGGTGAAGGCGAAATCGAGACTTTGGCTGACGGCAAGATTTATCAAATCCGCCCGGGTACACTGTACATTCTGGACAAGCATGACGAGCATCTGCTGCGTGCCAGCTCCGAACTCAAGCTGGCATGTGTATTCAATCCGCCGCTGAGCGGCAAGGAAGTACATGACGAGAACGGCGTTTACCCGATCGATGCAGACCCGATCGAAGCCTGA
- the htpG gene encoding molecular chaperone HtpG has product MSTDTQKETLGFQTEVKQLLNLMIHSLYSNKEIFLRELISNASDASEKLRFEALHNDALYEGNPDLDIRIEFDKDAGTVSIEDRGIGMNRQDVIEHLGTIAKSGTASFLSNLTGDQAKDSQLIGQFGVGFYSAFIVAERVDVYTRRAGEPAENGVHWSSAGEGEFTVGSINKTTRGTRIVLKLKEGEEEFADGWRLRSLVRKYSDHISIPVKMLKEEQPAEEGEEQTEQKAELESVNSATALWTRSKSDLTDEEYQEFYRHISHDFADALTWSHNKVEGNLEYTSLLYVPENAPYDLWNREAPRGLKLYVQRVFIMDQADQFLPLYLRFIKGVVDSNNLSLNVSREILQKDPNVDKLRSALTKRVLDMLSKLAKNDADKYAKFWTTFGQVIKEGPAEDYANRDKILKLLRFASTHSGNAEQNVSLEDYVTRMKEGQKKIYYIVADSFNTAKNSPHLEIFRKKEIEVLLLSERIDEWMMGQLFDFDGHSFQDITKGELDLGETESEEDKKKLEEVAKEHEGLVERLNKVLADRVDSIRITHRLTESPACLVIGDYDMGLQMRRIMEAAGQKVPDTKPIFEINPEHPLIDKLDKEPDEERFGELALVLFDQAGLAAGAALDDPASYVSRLNKLLLELSR; this is encoded by the coding sequence ATGAGCACAGATACTCAGAAAGAGACACTCGGTTTCCAGACGGAAGTTAAACAGCTTCTGAATCTGATGATCCATTCCCTCTATTCAAACAAGGAGATCTTCCTGCGTGAGTTGATCTCCAACGCCTCGGACGCATCGGAAAAACTGCGTTTTGAAGCGCTGCATAACGATGCGCTGTATGAAGGGAACCCGGATCTGGATATCCGCATCGAATTCGATAAAGACGCCGGAACCGTCAGCATCGAAGACCGCGGCATCGGCATGAACCGCCAGGATGTGATTGAGCACCTGGGCACCATTGCCAAGTCCGGTACGGCCAGCTTCTTGTCCAACCTTACCGGAGATCAGGCCAAAGACAGTCAGCTGATTGGCCAGTTTGGTGTCGGTTTCTATTCCGCATTCATTGTGGCCGAGCGTGTTGATGTCTATACCCGTCGTGCCGGTGAGCCCGCCGAGAACGGTGTGCACTGGTCGTCTGCCGGTGAAGGTGAGTTTACCGTTGGCAGCATTAACAAAACCACCCGTGGCACCCGCATCGTACTCAAGCTTAAAGAGGGTGAAGAAGAGTTTGCCGATGGCTGGCGTCTGCGCTCACTGGTGCGCAAGTATTCTGACCATATCTCCATTCCGGTCAAAATGCTGAAAGAGGAGCAGCCGGCAGAAGAGGGCGAAGAGCAGACTGAGCAGAAAGCTGAACTGGAAAGTGTCAATTCGGCCACTGCACTCTGGACGCGCAGCAAATCTGACCTGACGGACGAAGAATACCAAGAGTTCTACAGGCATATATCGCATGACTTTGCAGATGCACTGACCTGGTCACACAACAAGGTTGAAGGCAACCTGGAATATACCAGCCTGTTGTATGTGCCGGAAAATGCGCCATACGATCTTTGGAACCGCGAAGCGCCGCGTGGCCTGAAGCTGTATGTGCAGCGCGTGTTTATCATGGATCAGGCAGATCAGTTCCTGCCGCTGTACCTGCGCTTTATCAAGGGTGTGGTCGACAGCAACAACCTGTCACTGAACGTGTCCCGCGAGATTTTGCAGAAAGACCCCAACGTCGACAAGCTGCGCTCAGCGCTGACCAAGCGTGTGCTGGATATGCTGTCGAAGTTGGCTAAAAACGATGCTGACAAGTACGCCAAGTTCTGGACCACCTTCGGTCAGGTCATCAAAGAGGGGCCGGCCGAGGACTACGCCAACCGTGACAAAATCCTCAAGCTGCTGCGCTTTGCCTCAACCCACAGTGGCAATGCCGAGCAGAACGTTTCGCTGGAAGACTATGTCACTCGCATGAAGGAAGGTCAGAAAAAGATCTACTACATCGTTGCTGACAGCTTCAATACCGCCAAAAACAGCCCGCACCTTGAGATCTTCCGCAAGAAAGAGATCGAAGTGCTGCTGCTGTCTGAGCGCATCGATGAATGGATGATGGGCCAGCTGTTCGACTTTGACGGCCACAGTTTCCAGGATATCACCAAGGGTGAGCTGGATCTGGGTGAGACCGAAAGCGAAGAGGATAAGAAAAAGCTCGAAGAGGTGGCGAAAGAACACGAAGGGCTGGTGGAGCGCCTGAACAAGGTACTGGCAGATCGTGTCGACTCCATCCGCATCACCCATCGTTTGACCGAATCACCGGCTTGTCTGGTGATCGGTGACTACGATATGGGGCTGCAGATGCGTCGTATTATGGAAGCTGCCGGCCAGAAAGTGCCTGATACCAAGCCGATCTTCGAGATCAACCCGGAGCACCCGTTGATCGACAAGCTGGACAAGGAGCCGGATGAAGAGCGCTTTGGCGAGCTTGCGCTGGTGCTGTTTGACCAGGCGGGGCTGGCGGCAGGTGCTGCACTGGACGATCCTGCCAGCTATGTGTCACGTCTCAATAAGCTGTTGCTTGAATTGAGCCGCTGA
- a CDS encoding GGDEF domain-containing protein, with translation MTTDATEARYTALLQVCQDPLLILDGERIVDVVPGSAGWLKPEQMKGKVLSDLLAEDLLIQVRSLIERARQESAPVQHEYQLRPEHLPELRALGLHEALWYRGSWMVTAAGEIVWSARDITAQKKLERKLSHQAQRDPLTGAYNRRALVPVLEVSVAQALRYDGASSLLLIDIDGFSNINEQHGWDAGDQVLQHTVSELHRLKRTSDFVARYSDDQLVMVLPETNHEQAMLAGERMRSAVEALEIPYPTGNLSWTVSVGVASALNLEDDAVSVLRRAREHLLIAQHSGANRVEGEAL, from the coding sequence ATGACAACGGATGCAACCGAGGCTCGTTACACGGCATTGCTACAGGTCTGTCAAGACCCGCTGCTGATTCTGGATGGCGAACGGATTGTGGACGTCGTGCCGGGTAGTGCCGGCTGGCTAAAGCCTGAGCAGATGAAAGGCAAGGTGCTGTCGGACTTGCTGGCTGAGGATCTGTTGATCCAGGTCCGTTCGCTGATTGAGCGAGCCCGCCAGGAAAGTGCTCCTGTTCAGCATGAGTACCAGCTGAGGCCTGAGCATCTGCCGGAGCTGAGGGCGCTGGGGCTGCACGAAGCACTCTGGTATCGTGGCAGCTGGATGGTAACCGCTGCCGGTGAAATAGTCTGGAGTGCCCGTGATATCACGGCGCAGAAAAAGCTTGAACGTAAGCTGTCGCACCAGGCTCAGCGTGATCCGCTGACCGGCGCCTATAACAGGCGTGCGCTGGTGCCGGTGCTTGAGGTGTCGGTAGCTCAGGCGCTGCGATATGACGGTGCAAGCAGCTTGTTATTGATTGATATTGATGGCTTCAGCAATATCAACGAGCAGCACGGTTGGGATGCCGGTGATCAGGTCTTACAGCATACGGTTTCCGAGTTGCACCGGCTCAAGCGGACATCGGACTTTGTCGCCCGCTACAGTGATGATCAGCTGGTGATGGTGCTGCCTGAAACCAATCACGAACAGGCGATGTTGGCAGGTGAACGCATGCGCTCTGCGGTAGAAGCGCTTGAAATTCCCTATCCTACGGGTAATCTGAGCTGGACGGTCAGTGTGGGTGTGGCGTCTGCCCTCAATCTGGAGGATGATGCGGTGAGTGTGTTGCGTCGGGCTCGTGAGCACCTGTTGATTGCCCAGCACAGTGGAGCCAACCGCGTTGAGGGTGAGGCGCTCTGA
- a CDS encoding DUF599 domain-containing protein: MEKLLLLIQNNWLNAFAITWFLFCFRGYMYYAASRAKHTSCLVSMLHMYRTEWMLRMMTREVRIADTTAIANLERTVAFFASTTILVLAGLITVMSSAEKAINLVQDLPFVVVATRQEWELKLLLLIVLFIYAFFKFTWSLRQYGFVSVMIGAAPLPAENPSEKQVRAHAERIATMASMAANNFNLGLRTYYFSIAVLGWFMNAWGFMLLTMVIVFVLYRREFTSTTLQTLTMSSGAEK; encoded by the coding sequence ATGGAAAAACTACTGCTGCTGATCCAAAACAACTGGCTGAATGCTTTTGCAATCACCTGGTTTCTGTTCTGCTTTCGTGGCTATATGTATTACGCTGCCAGCCGTGCCAAGCACACGTCCTGCCTCGTCAGTATGCTGCACATGTACCGAACCGAATGGATGCTGCGCATGATGACGCGTGAAGTGCGTATCGCCGATACCACCGCCATCGCCAATCTTGAGCGTACGGTTGCGTTCTTTGCCTCGACCACCATACTGGTGCTTGCGGGTCTGATTACGGTGATGAGTTCAGCTGAAAAGGCGATCAATCTGGTGCAGGATCTGCCATTTGTAGTGGTTGCAACCCGGCAGGAATGGGAGCTTAAACTTCTGCTTCTGATCGTGCTGTTCATCTACGCCTTCTTCAAATTTACTTGGAGCCTGCGTCAGTATGGCTTTGTATCGGTGATGATCGGTGCCGCCCCCCTGCCGGCAGAAAACCCGTCCGAAAAGCAGGTGCGTGCCCACGCAGAACGCATTGCCACCATGGCTTCCATGGCCGCAAACAACTTCAACCTCGGTTTGCGTACCTACTATTTCAGCATTGCCGTGTTGGGCTGGTTCATGAATGCCTGGGGCTTCATGCTGCTGACAATGGTGATTGTCTTTGTCCTGTACCGACGGGAATTCACCTCCACCACGCTTCAGACCTTAACCATGAGCAGTGGAGCGGAGAAATGA
- a CDS encoding c-type cytochrome: MKPLLAITAATLLSLPLSVQAMSADEVVQKHCVACHQAGLGGAPKMDDKAAWAPRIATGVDAMTATVLAGKGAMPPKGTCGSCSKDEIRSAVEAMTTPLQ; encoded by the coding sequence ATGAAACCTTTGCTCGCCATCACTGCTGCAACCCTACTGTCTCTTCCGCTGAGCGTTCAGGCTATGAGTGCCGATGAAGTGGTGCAAAAACATTGTGTTGCCTGCCATCAGGCCGGGCTGGGCGGAGCACCCAAAATGGACGATAAGGCTGCCTGGGCGCCAAGAATTGCGACCGGTGTGGATGCGATGACCGCCACTGTGCTGGCAGGCAAGGGGGCCATGCCGCCTAAAGGAACCTGTGGCAGCTGCAGTAAAGATGAAATTCGCTCAGCTGTTGAAGCGATGACGACACCACTGCAATAA
- a CDS encoding PaaI family thioesterase, whose translation MQQLLELVRQAQESGDYQPLVDLIPYARVLGVQCACYGEEIIFRLPANPGNIGNPTIPAIHGGVIASFMELTALFQLTLQLPQPGLAKIIDFSLDYMRAGLDRDTFAICDVSRQGRRVGNCSVLAWQERKSKPIAQARAHFLLDAGTLTPVQR comes from the coding sequence ATGCAACAACTGCTTGAGCTGGTACGTCAGGCACAGGAAAGTGGAGATTATCAGCCGCTGGTCGATCTGATCCCCTATGCGCGGGTATTGGGTGTGCAGTGTGCATGTTATGGTGAGGAGATTATCTTTCGACTGCCGGCCAATCCCGGCAACATTGGCAATCCCACCATTCCTGCCATTCACGGAGGTGTGATTGCATCCTTCATGGAATTGACAGCGCTGTTCCAGCTCACCCTGCAACTGCCGCAGCCTGGACTGGCCAAGATTATCGACTTCTCACTGGATTACATGCGGGCGGGGCTTGATAGAGACACATTCGCCATTTGTGATGTCAGCCGACAGGGGCGTCGGGTCGGCAACTGCTCGGTGTTGGCCTGGCAGGAACGCAAAAGCAAACCGATTGCACAGGCGCGTGCACATTTTCTTCTGGATGCCGGTACTTTAACGCCTGTTCAGCGATAA
- the ectB gene encoding diaminobutyrate--2-oxoglutarate transaminase, producing the protein MNIFQKTESEVRTYSRSFPVTFTKAKGAVLTTDEGKDYVDFLAGAGTLNYGHNNDVLKQALVDYIMADGVTHGLDMQTEAKAEFLNTFRDLILEPRGMGDFKVMFTGPTGTNSVEAALKLARKVKGRSNIISFTNGFHGVTGGALAATGNQHHRGGMGTSMPDVTRMPFDGYLGEGVDTTEYLEQVLSDPSSGVDHPAAVIVETIQGEGGLNAASFEWLRNLEKVCRRHDMLLIVDDIQSGCGRSGRFFSFEEVGIKPDIITLSKSLSGYGLPFAVTIFRPELDIWSPGEHNGTFRGNNHAFVTAATAFKTFWSDDSFQKEVQRKAKKLREGLQAIIRKHGNKTLELKGRGLMSGIECPDGDLAGAVIKGAFEQGLVIETSGAHDQVVKCLVPLVITDEQIDFGMKVLDKAFAAAMEKRERKAS; encoded by the coding sequence ATGAATATTTTCCAGAAAACTGAATCTGAAGTTCGTACATATAGCCGCTCTTTCCCGGTGACGTTCACCAAGGCGAAAGGTGCTGTACTGACCACTGATGAGGGCAAGGACTATGTCGATTTCCTCGCCGGCGCCGGAACACTGAACTACGGCCACAACAACGATGTTCTCAAGCAGGCACTGGTTGACTACATCATGGCAGATGGCGTGACTCATGGTTTGGATATGCAGACCGAAGCTAAGGCCGAGTTCCTGAATACGTTCCGCGACCTGATCCTTGAGCCGCGTGGTATGGGTGACTTCAAAGTCATGTTCACGGGGCCGACGGGTACCAACTCGGTAGAGGCCGCGTTGAAACTGGCGCGCAAGGTCAAGGGGCGCAGCAACATCATCTCCTTCACCAACGGCTTTCATGGTGTGACCGGTGGAGCGCTGGCTGCTACCGGTAATCAGCATCATCGTGGTGGCATGGGAACCTCCATGCCGGACGTGACCCGCATGCCGTTTGACGGCTATCTGGGTGAGGGTGTTGATACCACAGAATATCTGGAGCAGGTGCTGAGCGATCCGAGCAGTGGTGTCGATCACCCTGCTGCGGTAATCGTGGAAACCATCCAGGGTGAGGGTGGCCTGAACGCAGCCTCTTTTGAATGGTTGCGTAACCTTGAAAAGGTATGCCGCCGCCATGACATGCTGTTGATTGTCGATGACATTCAGTCCGGCTGTGGTCGTTCAGGGCGCTTCTTCAGTTTCGAAGAGGTCGGCATTAAACCTGACATCATCACCCTGTCCAAGTCCCTCAGTGGCTATGGTCTGCCGTTTGCAGTCACCATCTTCCGTCCTGAGTTGGATATCTGGAGCCCGGGTGAGCATAACGGCACTTTCCGTGGTAACAACCACGCGTTCGTAACCGCTGCCACTGCATTCAAGACGTTCTGGAGCGATGACAGCTTCCAGAAAGAAGTGCAGCGCAAGGCGAAGAAACTGCGTGAAGGTCTGCAGGCGATTATTCGCAAGCACGGCAACAAAACCCTGGAGCTGAAGGGTCGTGGTCTGATGAGCGGTATCGAGTGCCCGGATGGTGATCTGGCCGGTGCGGTGATCAAGGGTGCCTTTGAACAGGGGTTGGTAATTGAGACCAGTGGTGCGCATGACCAAGTGGTGAAATGCCTGGTGCCGCTTGTAATCACTGATGAGCAGATAGATTTTGGTATGAAAGTGCTGGATAAGGCATTTGCAGCAGCCATGGAAAAACGTGAGCGTAAGGCTTCCTGA
- the hisC gene encoding histidinol-phosphate transaminase has translation MSKFWSPAIQSLVPYTPGEQPKVDGLIKLNTNENPYPPAPGVQQVIATFDAERLRLYPDPDCQALKQALASDQGLLPEQVFVGNGSDEVLALAFMAFLRQSQPLLLPQTSYSFYNVYIDLFGIEARHIPLHADFSINLDDYQGPNGGIIFANPNAPTGISVPLNEIRRLLERNTESVVIVDEAYVDFGAESATALVSEFPNLLVTQTFSKSHSLAGMRVGFAYGQAELIDGLERVKNSFNSYPLDMLAQLSAIAALEDQTYFNQCCQQIIATRDWTTTQLTALGFDVLPSHTNFVFASHPKVAGAELMQYLRDNRILVRHFTKPGIDNHLRITIGTKTQMQALIDCLRNHPSL, from the coding sequence ATGAGTAAATTCTGGAGCCCGGCCATCCAGTCACTGGTCCCCTATACACCCGGGGAACAACCCAAGGTTGATGGCCTGATCAAGCTCAACACCAATGAAAACCCCTATCCCCCGGCACCCGGCGTACAGCAGGTGATTGCCACCTTTGATGCCGAGCGACTGCGCCTCTATCCGGATCCAGACTGCCAGGCACTCAAACAGGCACTTGCTAGCGACCAGGGGCTGCTGCCAGAGCAGGTTTTTGTTGGCAATGGCTCTGATGAAGTGCTGGCACTGGCTTTTATGGCCTTCCTGCGCCAGAGCCAGCCATTGCTGCTGCCGCAAACCAGCTACAGCTTCTATAACGTTTACATCGACCTGTTTGGCATCGAGGCACGCCACATACCTCTGCACGCCGACTTCAGTATCAACCTCGATGACTATCAGGGCCCTAATGGCGGCATCATTTTTGCCAACCCCAACGCCCCAACCGGCATTTCCGTCCCCTTGAACGAGATTCGCCGCCTGCTTGAGCGCAATACGGAATCTGTTGTCATTGTGGATGAAGCCTACGTGGACTTCGGTGCTGAAAGCGCTACCGCGCTGGTGAGCGAGTTTCCTAACCTGCTGGTTACCCAGACATTTTCCAAGTCACACTCACTGGCGGGGATGCGGGTCGGTTTTGCCTATGGTCAGGCAGAATTGATCGATGGGCTGGAGCGGGTCAAGAACAGCTTCAATTCCTACCCGCTGGATATGCTGGCACAACTAAGTGCCATTGCAGCACTGGAGGATCAAACGTACTTCAACCAGTGCTGCCAACAGATTATCGCAACCCGGGACTGGACTACGACACAGCTGACAGCTTTGGGATTTGATGTGCTGCCATCCCACACCAACTTCGTGTTTGCCAGCCACCCAAAAGTGGCCGGGGCCGAGCTGATGCAGTACTTGAGAGACAATCGGATTCTGGTGCGGCATTTCACCAAACCGGGTATCGACAACCACCTGCGTATCACTATCGGTACAAAAACACAGATGCAGGCCTTGATCGACTGCCTGCGCAACCATCCGTCACTTTAG
- a CDS encoding PaaI family thioesterase: MTQGEYAGRCARFLNAQPHMMKLGIRLIQAEKGRAVLVLPVQPQLISPVLDTYLHGGVLTTLVDAASSVSTLCALDRFELCPTLDLRIDHMRTPAQSQPLYVSAECYRVTRSVLFTRASVYQDDPERPVAYAIATFMRPEGGSIESEFRRLIEGGDNATTA; the protein is encoded by the coding sequence ATGACGCAGGGGGAATATGCAGGGCGCTGCGCACGGTTTCTGAACGCCCAGCCTCATATGATGAAGCTGGGCATCCGCCTGATACAGGCGGAGAAGGGGCGTGCTGTACTGGTGTTGCCGGTGCAGCCTCAATTGATCAGCCCGGTGCTGGATACCTACCTGCACGGCGGTGTACTGACCACACTGGTGGATGCCGCCAGCAGTGTTTCGACGTTGTGTGCCCTGGATCGGTTTGAGCTTTGCCCGACGCTGGATCTGCGTATCGACCATATGCGGACCCCTGCCCAGAGTCAGCCCCTCTACGTAAGTGCAGAATGCTACCGCGTGACCCGTAGCGTCCTGTTCACGCGTGCTTCGGTCTATCAGGACGATCCCGAACGGCCGGTCGCCTATGCCATTGCAACCTTCATGCGGCCTGAGGGTGGAAGCATCGAGTCCGAGTTTCGTCGCCTGATTGAGGGAGGGGACAATGCAACAACTGCTTGA